A genomic window from Alkalihalobacillus sp. AL-G includes:
- a CDS encoding HAD-IA family hydrolase: MNILWDFDGTIVDSYKLFVSLFKKVLGERISEDEILSHLKVSFSHTIEHYELSDHQIRKIRNLEAKLEPKEFMPFPDLKKVLGLADRNFIVTHNSREVVLEVLNEYQLAHFFTRIIGVEDQFPRKPDVRAYEHIMEDYPINLVVGDRKLDLIPAKKLGIPTCIFQNEKYAEADHSVHSYLELYQLLIKRN; the protein is encoded by the coding sequence ATGAATATACTTTGGGACTTTGACGGAACAATCGTCGATAGCTATAAACTGTTTGTTTCATTGTTTAAAAAGGTTTTAGGGGAAAGAATTTCTGAGGATGAAATTCTCTCACATCTAAAGGTTTCCTTTTCGCACACCATAGAGCATTATGAATTGTCAGATCACCAAATAAGGAAGATACGGAACCTGGAAGCCAAGCTTGAACCAAAAGAATTCATGCCCTTTCCTGATCTAAAAAAAGTGCTGGGGCTTGCCGATCGTAACTTCATTGTCACCCATAATTCACGGGAGGTTGTCCTGGAGGTTTTAAACGAATATCAACTAGCCCACTTTTTTACCAGGATCATAGGGGTTGAGGATCAGTTTCCGAGAAAACCCGATGTTCGTGCGTATGAGCACATAATGGAAGATTATCCGATCAACCTCGTAGTAGGTGATCGTAAACTGGATTTGATTCCTGCAAAAAAGCTAGGAATCCCTACGTGCATTTTTCAAAATGAAAAGTATGCGGAAGCAGATCATTCAGTACATTCCTATCTAGAACTTTATCAACTTCTTATCAAGCGGAATTAG
- a CDS encoding MFS transporter → MIGKTFFPFLFAKTSMALADVLYIMTIVTFIFQSTGSATYAAMYPLFQIIAGLFAGFTIPLLVERFKFNRLVGILALFKPVMLALFTLVFPYISTNMFALLLFILFTSFVSGWLNPLLNTIVPKLVDHDRLVKANSYLTFSNHTIQLAGYTFTGMIVVAFGTTFTLTATTILQLLGTTFLLITLKSLQELPSKMKQANWEASKEGWLLLWNNKTIRMITTMDVIEGIAGAIWIGAITLVFVKEALGQGADWWGYINSSYYLGTILGGLLALVIANKVQKHLVLSMAIGSFLFSVLTFLYGINSTPWIALALCVFMGPAYQIRDIAQQTAVQTSVPTDVLPKIYAARGILMSTIVGLSVLLVGIVTDLLGVRMVYIFGSILICTSALLSFTLLHLERARQKVTNSA, encoded by the coding sequence ATGATCGGGAAAACGTTCTTTCCTTTTTTGTTCGCAAAAACCTCAATGGCACTTGCAGACGTTTTGTACATAATGACAATCGTAACTTTTATTTTTCAATCTACCGGTTCAGCAACCTATGCAGCGATGTATCCCCTTTTTCAAATCATTGCGGGTCTTTTTGCGGGGTTTACGATCCCGTTACTTGTGGAACGATTTAAATTTAATCGCCTAGTGGGGATATTGGCATTGTTTAAGCCAGTAATGTTAGCTTTATTCACACTTGTTTTTCCCTATATTTCAACGAATATGTTTGCTTTATTGCTGTTTATACTATTCACCTCATTCGTATCAGGGTGGCTTAATCCGCTTTTAAACACAATTGTCCCAAAACTAGTTGATCACGATCGACTCGTCAAGGCGAACAGCTACCTGACGTTTTCAAATCATACTATTCAGTTAGCCGGTTATACATTTACAGGGATGATTGTTGTTGCGTTCGGCACAACGTTCACGTTAACAGCAACCACCATCCTTCAATTACTTGGAACCACCTTCTTACTCATTACTTTAAAATCACTTCAAGAGTTGCCTTCAAAAATGAAACAAGCCAATTGGGAGGCTTCAAAGGAAGGCTGGTTGCTTTTATGGAACAATAAGACGATCCGCATGATTACGACGATGGATGTAATTGAAGGAATCGCAGGTGCCATCTGGATCGGAGCGATCACACTTGTCTTCGTAAAAGAAGCATTAGGACAAGGGGCTGATTGGTGGGGCTACATCAATTCGAGTTATTACTTAGGTACGATTCTTGGGGGACTGCTTGCTCTTGTGATTGCTAACAAAGTACAAAAGCATCTTGTTTTAAGTATGGCGATCGGTTCGTTTCTATTCAGTGTCCTTACTTTTCTTTACGGTATCAATAGCACACCGTGGATTGCATTAGCCTTGTGTGTGTTCATGGGGCCCGCATATCAAATTCGCGATATTGCCCAGCAAACCGCTGTTCAAACGAGTGTGCCGACTGATGTATTGCCAAAAATTTATGCAGCCCGAGGAATCTTAATGTCCACCATAGTCGGTTTATCCGTCCTTCTTGTCGGAATTGTTACTGATTTACTTGGAGTCCGTATGGTTTATATTTTTGGATCAATATTGATCTGTACTTCTGCATTGCTGTCCTTTACGTTACTCCATTTGGAAAGAGCCCGACAGAAAGTGACTAATTCCGCTTGA